A region of Deinococcus rubellus DNA encodes the following proteins:
- a CDS encoding tetratricopeptide repeat protein, with the protein MKTLLPSPLAPARFAPASKCWRWAALTLALAAAPAAHAQTMLDTLQTINISNTLDQQNVSGGQAALDRARALKGQLQGQAAPDTSVPAMPAAGTVPAAAPTSAAPTLPATTPTLPFSDAQAARLKSAKALLAQSKWAQARAIYEGLIADNYQQPEPHFGLALSLFALNDLTGARFELNQFVALSPESFEGPYNLGIIAVQNKEYDEALKQFTSAAALSSKATPSARRQVLEALAGEQNRRLDYAGLSATLTQALAIDPNDVSLQYRLGQAVALSGNGARALPLLYGALQNNATRAGAALLIADIYDAQKLPDRAVRELDSAAGQSLSGTDRARLLVRKAQLLQAQNQLKPAAQAAREATLADTRSASAEATLGALLAATNDLRGSLDAWKKAAQLESANASILLNLAAVQLSLGQNTEARHNAALTLKLAAVSDSATLARAAFVQGVSAYRLKDYPAAASALAGSAARQPSAETSLWLGLSHYALKAYPAAIAALSDSVRLNNTSSARLNLGAALLAAGRFAEAEPNLRSVVVEDPSNAAAWYQLGLSRKAQGKNAEAKTAFASAAKLGLAEARTELK; encoded by the coding sequence ATGAAGACGTTATTGCCCTCGCCGCTGGCCCCTGCCCGTTTCGCGCCCGCAAGCAAGTGCTGGCGCTGGGCGGCCCTGACCCTCGCTCTTGCGGCTGCACCGGCAGCCCACGCCCAGACGATGCTCGATACGTTGCAGACCATCAATATTTCCAACACGCTCGACCAGCAAAATGTCAGCGGCGGTCAGGCGGCCCTTGACCGGGCCAGAGCACTCAAAGGCCAGCTCCAGGGCCAGGCCGCGCCGGACACCTCGGTTCCGGCCATGCCTGCGGCGGGTACAGTCCCCGCTGCCGCCCCCACCAGCGCCGCCCCGACTCTGCCTGCTACGACGCCCACCTTGCCGTTCAGCGACGCCCAGGCGGCCCGGCTCAAGTCGGCCAAGGCGCTCCTCGCGCAGAGCAAGTGGGCGCAGGCCCGCGCCATCTACGAGGGCCTGATCGCCGACAACTACCAGCAGCCCGAGCCGCACTTCGGACTGGCACTGAGCCTGTTTGCGCTGAATGACCTTACCGGGGCGCGCTTCGAGCTCAATCAGTTCGTGGCCCTTTCGCCGGAGAGCTTCGAGGGGCCTTACAACCTCGGCATCATCGCTGTGCAGAACAAGGAATACGACGAGGCGCTCAAGCAGTTCACGTCGGCGGCGGCCCTTTCCAGTAAGGCCACCCCCAGTGCCCGCCGTCAGGTCCTCGAAGCGCTGGCAGGCGAGCAAAACCGCCGCCTGGATTATGCCGGGCTGAGCGCCACGCTGACCCAGGCGCTGGCCATCGACCCGAATGACGTCTCGCTCCAGTACCGGCTCGGTCAGGCGGTGGCGCTGTCCGGCAACGGTGCGCGAGCGCTGCCGCTGCTCTACGGCGCACTTCAGAACAACGCCACCCGCGCCGGGGCCGCGCTCCTTATCGCCGACATCTACGACGCCCAGAAGCTGCCGGACCGGGCCGTGCGCGAACTCGACAGCGCTGCCGGGCAGTCGCTCAGCGGCACCGACCGCGCCCGCCTTCTGGTTCGCAAGGCCCAGCTCCTTCAGGCCCAGAACCAGCTCAAGCCCGCCGCCCAGGCCGCCAGGGAAGCCACGCTGGCCGACACCCGCTCGGCCAGTGCCGAGGCGACCCTGGGCGCGCTGCTGGCCGCCACCAATGACCTCAGGGGCAGCCTCGACGCCTGGAAAAAAGCCGCACAGCTCGAATCCGCCAACGCCAGCATCCTGCTGAATCTGGCCGCCGTGCAACTCTCGCTCGGCCAGAATACCGAGGCCCGCCACAACGCCGCGCTGACCCTCAAGCTGGCCGCCGTCAGCGACAGCGCCACCCTGGCCCGCGCCGCCTTCGTGCAGGGCGTGAGCGCCTACCGCCTCAAGGATTATCCTGCCGCCGCCAGCGCCCTCGCAGGCAGCGCTGCCCGGCAGCCCAGCGCCGAGACCTCACTGTGGCTGGGCCTGAGCCATTACGCCCTGAAGGCGTACCCGGCGGCGATTGCGGCGCTGAGTGACAGCGTGCGGCTGAACAACACCTCCAGTGCCCGGCTCAACCTCGGCGCGGCGCTCCTGGCAGCGGGGCGCTTTGCCGAAGCCGAACCCAACCTCCGCAGTGTGGTGGTCGAGGACCCCAGCAACGCGGCAGCCTGGTATCAACTGGGGCTGTCGCGCAAGGCCCAGGGCAAGAACGCCGAGGCCAAAACGGCGTTTGCCTCCGCCGCCAAGCTGGGGCTGGCCGAGGCCAGGACCGAACTGAAATAG
- a CDS encoding SPOR domain-containing protein, with protein MPSAPDSAAQSATKPSTAQTGTAQTAPAQPSATSAVPAQPESPSSAGTATGVTKTGPTATGPVPTSSVAAPVTPQPDTTQPPVTTTPPAPSAPPANAPAFDSSGAITPAASTPAPRSGGAVATSENRTPLKRDYRISLGTFGSEAEANASTAAVRALGYTVYPIDLGSQVVAQVGPFADAATANAALSDIARAYGGAALYAPRQSANAGSQPSPSPSPDKPAATSTASSGASSASSSASPAPASAATPTPATSTATPKQPAQAAAPSGPVYLQVGAFDRQDSAQRLVGMLSDLGYSPSVQAPDGKKVTVLIGPFSGDAVLRAESKLNDNGFDHFRVR; from the coding sequence GTGCCCAGCGCCCCGGACAGCGCGGCCCAGTCCGCCACCAAGCCCTCAACGGCGCAGACCGGCACAGCGCAAACTGCTCCGGCCCAACCTTCCGCAACCTCAGCGGTCCCGGCGCAGCCCGAATCACCCAGCAGCGCAGGCACGGCAACCGGAGTCACCAAGACCGGCCCCACAGCCACTGGCCCCGTACCCACCAGCAGCGTGGCCGCCCCGGTGACGCCGCAACCTGACACCACACAGCCGCCAGTTACGACCACGCCGCCCGCCCCCAGTGCACCCCCAGCGAATGCGCCTGCCTTCGATTCGTCTGGGGCCATTACCCCCGCCGCCAGCACACCCGCTCCCCGCAGTGGGGGCGCGGTGGCCACCAGCGAGAACCGCACGCCGCTCAAGCGCGACTACCGGATCAGCCTCGGGACGTTTGGCAGCGAGGCCGAGGCCAACGCCAGCACCGCCGCCGTGCGGGCGCTGGGCTACACCGTCTACCCGATTGACCTGGGATCGCAGGTGGTGGCGCAGGTCGGCCCCTTCGCCGACGCGGCCACCGCCAACGCCGCCCTGAGCGATATCGCACGGGCCTACGGCGGCGCGGCCCTCTACGCGCCCCGGCAGTCGGCCAACGCTGGCAGCCAACCTTCTCCCAGTCCGTCGCCCGACAAGCCCGCTGCCACTAGCACAGCCAGCTCTGGGGCCAGCTCTGCATCCAGCTCAGCCAGCCCAGCCCCAGCCAGCGCCGCGACCCCGACTCCTGCCACCAGCACCGCCACACCCAAGCAACCGGCCCAGGCGGCTGCACCCAGCGGCCCGGTCTATTTACAGGTCGGCGCGTTTGACCGCCAGGACAGCGCCCAGCGCTTGGTGGGAATGCTCAGCGACCTGGGTTACTCACCCAGCGTGCAAGCGCCCGATGGTAAGAAAGTCACGGTACTGATCGGCCCCTTCTCCGGCGACGCGGTGCTGAGGGCCGAGAGCAAACTCAACGACAACGGCTTTGATCACTTCCGGGTGCGCTGA
- a CDS encoding redox-sensing transcriptional repressor Rex has translation MIIPGIPTAAVSRLVTYLRILEELERAQTLTTSSGALAGRAQVSAFQVRKDLAYFGRFGTRGMGYTVSVLKRELTRVLGLNRSWNVVIVGMGRLGQAVAHYPGASEYQFGYVGLFDVKTELIGKHVDVPAQREQVSGLGQAPPPRQLRIEHIRDLADFAQQQRGCQQAIDMGFLAVPPEHAQSAAQSLVEAGIKGILNFAPTLIQPRSKEGGPLQEISDEWRDVMVENVDFLVGMKRLAFYMLNPQLKDQDPEERT, from the coding sequence ATGATCATTCCTGGTATTCCCACCGCCGCCGTCTCGCGGCTGGTCACTTACCTGCGGATTCTGGAAGAGTTGGAGCGTGCCCAGACCCTGACCACCAGTAGCGGCGCGCTGGCCGGGCGCGCCCAGGTCAGCGCTTTTCAGGTTCGCAAGGACCTGGCTTACTTTGGGCGCTTCGGCACGCGCGGCATGGGCTACACCGTCAGCGTGCTCAAGCGCGAACTGACGCGGGTGCTGGGCCTCAACCGCTCGTGGAACGTGGTCATCGTCGGCATGGGGCGGCTGGGGCAGGCCGTTGCCCACTATCCGGGGGCCAGTGAGTACCAGTTCGGCTACGTGGGTCTCTTCGACGTGAAGACCGAGCTGATCGGGAAGCATGTGGACGTGCCCGCCCAGCGCGAGCAGGTGAGCGGACTGGGTCAGGCCCCACCACCGCGCCAGCTCAGGATCGAGCACATCCGCGACCTGGCCGACTTCGCTCAGCAGCAGCGCGGGTGCCAGCAGGCCATTGACATGGGCTTTCTGGCGGTGCCGCCCGAACACGCCCAGAGCGCGGCGCAGTCGCTGGTCGAGGCCGGGATCAAGGGCATTCTGAATTTCGCGCCCACCTTAATTCAGCCGCGCTCCAAAGAAGGCGGGCCTTTGCAAGAGATCAGTGACGAGTGGCGTGATGTGATGGTCGAGAACGTGGACTTTCTGGTGGGCATGAAGCGGCTGGCGTTTTATATGCTCAATCCGCAGCTCAAAGACCAGGACCCGGAGGAGAGGACATGA
- a CDS encoding cyclic-di-AMP receptor, which translates to MKLVLAIVQDADTPGLMRSLSEQGYEVTKLASTGGFLREGNTTLMIGVQDERLPHLKTLVGQNCRSRSRLVTPSVPMGEQGEGLVSDPVEVPVGGAVMFVVNVDEFVRV; encoded by the coding sequence ATGAAACTGGTACTGGCCATCGTCCAAGACGCCGATACGCCGGGGCTGATGCGGAGCCTTTCCGAGCAGGGCTACGAAGTCACCAAGTTGGCCTCGACCGGCGGCTTTCTGCGCGAGGGCAACACCACACTGATGATCGGCGTGCAAGACGAGCGCTTGCCTCATCTCAAGACCCTGGTGGGCCAGAACTGCCGCAGCCGCAGCCGCCTGGTCACGCCCAGCGTGCCGATGGGTGAGCAGGGCGAGGGCCTGGTGTCCGACCCGGTGGAAGTGCCGGTGGGCGGCGCGGTGATGTTCGTGGTCAACGTGGACGAGTTCGTGCGGGTCTGA
- a CDS encoding DsbA family protein, translating to MIRFARPLSLALLSSAALAQVGGPATSLSGNPALSDYARSGNTLSAPDGTQIVLSSRGPYLAGATVTLPTFDAARAGQLLGVLTGYGDGLGTPYAGYLDNPQVKPQLNTPAGTSVNAEQYLITTRQTGGKLQFSVKLSEVPASAFASSANATGPTKAAVVLRLFSDFQCPYCEQFETQTWPTLKAELQKNFGGKVRVEFHQLPLEQLHPNARAAAEASECAAAQRQFWAYKDTLFDPRNWATWTAAANPNPNFLALASTLKLNADSFKTCLANRDGKAQVDAGLKEASVVGVNGTPTLYVNGYKVPNIYDPAATLQLIRYVLGQ from the coding sequence ATGATTCGTTTTGCGCGCCCACTTTCACTGGCCTTGCTCAGCAGCGCCGCTCTCGCCCAAGTGGGCGGCCCCGCCACATCGCTCAGCGGCAACCCGGCCCTCAGCGACTATGCTAGAAGCGGCAATACCCTCAGCGCTCCCGACGGCACCCAGATCGTCCTCTCCAGCCGGGGACCGTACTTGGCAGGAGCCACCGTCACGCTCCCGACCTTCGACGCGGCCAGAGCAGGCCAACTGCTTGGGGTGCTGACTGGCTACGGCGACGGCCTAGGCACCCCCTACGCCGGGTATCTGGACAACCCGCAGGTCAAACCGCAGCTCAACACCCCGGCAGGCACGTCCGTCAACGCCGAGCAGTACCTGATCACCACCAGGCAGACCGGGGGGAAGTTGCAATTCAGCGTCAAGCTGAGCGAGGTGCCCGCCAGCGCCTTTGCCAGCAGCGCCAACGCCACTGGCCCGACCAAGGCAGCGGTGGTGCTGCGCCTCTTCAGCGACTTCCAGTGCCCCTACTGCGAGCAGTTCGAGACCCAGACCTGGCCGACCCTGAAGGCCGAGTTGCAGAAAAATTTCGGCGGCAAAGTAAGAGTCGAGTTTCACCAGTTGCCTTTAGAGCAGCTTCACCCGAACGCCCGCGCCGCCGCCGAGGCCAGCGAGTGCGCCGCCGCGCAGAGGCAGTTCTGGGCCTACAAGGACACGCTGTTTGATCCCAGGAACTGGGCGACCTGGACGGCAGCGGCCAACCCCAATCCCAATTTTCTGGCGCTGGCCTCAACCCTCAAGCTCAATGCCGATTCGTTCAAGACCTGCCTGGCCAACCGGGACGGCAAGGCCCAGGTGGACGCGGGGCTTAAAGAAGCGTCAGTGGTCGGCGTCAACGGCACCCCGACCCTCTATGTCAACGGCTACAAGGTACCCAACATCTACGACCCTGCCGCCACCCTGCAACTGATCCGCTACGTGCTGGGCCAGTAA
- a CDS encoding Rqc2 family fibronectin-binding protein has protein sequence MEGLALAHTLAELREHLPARTLGWVFPDETSAALLLEGRRGVSNLVLSYRPPQPVLYLSRERLRGDAHNAFQRFLAAKVRGDLIGAQQLKLDRVAQLSFAGEGGFVDVPAARLLFELTGRNTNLLVLEALPPAAEEADVWQGRILTAGREITGSRNRFRTVRSGGLYVPPPPYAKLDPRTMTHDDARTLAELPLSRWREHIDGLGPTLSAELARRAGLTGPPGAQWPQALRALQSLVTDPTLSASETDLNDASRESARSEKAAQLRKALREPLAKRLTLLTHQLGDVERATNNLDDAAQDRREADLLMAYAHTVEAGVVSALLPDFSGEGEVAVALDPALTPIQNAEKRYTRARRREEVFERLAQREPTLRADYTDAERRLADLDGASLEQLEALERQLSAEQPLRSAYGARYTSPGGFEVLVGRNNKENAALTHRLGRSQDYWFHVQGYPGSHVLVRSGGRDLDLPDILYAARLAAWHSKARQSGNVPVDYTRIKHVWRPKGAPSGQVQYTQQKTVYVDPLDPRTEEGST, from the coding sequence ATGGAAGGTCTAGCCCTGGCCCACACCCTCGCCGAGTTGCGGGAACATCTGCCCGCCCGCACGCTCGGCTGGGTCTTTCCCGACGAAACCTCGGCGGCGCTGCTGCTGGAAGGCCGCCGGGGCGTCAGCAATCTGGTGCTGTCGTACCGCCCGCCGCAGCCGGTGCTGTATCTTAGCCGTGAGCGGCTACGCGGCGACGCCCACAACGCCTTTCAGCGCTTTCTGGCAGCCAAGGTGCGCGGCGACCTGATCGGTGCCCAGCAGCTCAAGCTCGACCGGGTGGCCCAGCTCAGCTTCGCGGGCGAGGGCGGCTTCGTGGATGTGCCTGCCGCGCGGCTGCTGTTCGAGCTGACCGGACGCAATACCAACCTGCTGGTGCTGGAAGCCCTGCCGCCCGCCGCCGAAGAAGCGGACGTCTGGCAGGGCCGCATCCTCACCGCCGGGCGCGAGATCACTGGCAGCCGTAACCGCTTTCGCACGGTCCGCAGCGGTGGGCTCTACGTGCCGCCGCCGCCCTATGCCAAGCTCGATCCGCGCACCATGACGCACGACGATGCCCGGACGCTGGCCGAGCTGCCACTTTCCCGCTGGCGGGAGCACATTGACGGGCTGGGGCCGACCCTCAGTGCCGAACTGGCGCGCCGGGCCGGGCTGACGGGGCCGCCAGGCGCGCAGTGGCCGCAGGCGCTCAGGGCTTTGCAAAGCCTGGTCACCGACCCGACCCTCAGCGCCTCGGAGACAGACCTCAACGACGCCTCGCGCGAGTCGGCCCGCAGCGAGAAGGCCGCACAGCTCCGCAAGGCCCTGCGCGAACCGCTGGCCAAGCGCCTGACCCTGCTGACCCACCAGCTCGGCGACGTGGAGCGGGCAACCAACAATCTGGACGACGCGGCCCAGGACCGCCGCGAGGCCGATCTGTTGATGGCCTACGCGCACACAGTGGAAGCAGGCGTAGTGTCGGCGCTGCTGCCCGACTTTTCCGGCGAGGGCGAGGTGGCCGTCGCGCTGGACCCGGCCCTGACGCCGATCCAGAACGCCGAGAAGCGCTACACCCGCGCCCGCCGCCGCGAGGAGGTCTTCGAGCGTCTGGCCCAGCGAGAACCCACCCTACGGGCCGACTACACCGACGCCGAGCGCCGCCTGGCCGACCTCGACGGGGCCAGCCTGGAGCAGCTCGAAGCGCTGGAACGTCAGCTCAGCGCCGAGCAGCCCCTGCGCAGTGCCTACGGTGCGCGCTACACCTCGCCGGGCGGTTTCGAGGTGCTGGTGGGCCGCAACAACAAGGAAAACGCTGCCCTGACCCATCGCCTGGGCCGCAGCCAGGATTACTGGTTTCATGTTCAGGGCTACCCCGGCTCACACGTGCTGGTGCGCTCCGGTGGGCGCGACCTCGATCTGCCGGATATCCTCTACGCCGCCCGGCTGGCCGCCTGGCACAGCAAGGCCCGGCAAAGCGGCAACGTGCCGGTGGACTACACCCGCATCAAGCACGTCTGGCGGCCCAAGGGCGCGCCCAGCGGGCAGGTCCAGTACACCCAGCAGAAAACCGTCTACGTGGACCCGCTCGATCCCCGCACTGAGGAGGGCAGCACCTGA
- a CDS encoding phosphodiester glycosidase family protein, producing MTSPVWQGNSYTVTTLDPSRDTLRLYWKNPQTGQPFLRFQTLRAYLAGRGETVLFATNSGIYTPAYAPLGLHVEGSQTLVRLNNARSSAGTGGGNFSLRPNGVFWVGAGTAGILETDAYARRAPAADYAAQSGPLLVIGGKLHPEFNTRSTSFKLRSGVGVCQDQQTGKTLVKFAISAAPVNFYTFATFFRDALNCPDALYLDGSISALYTPQLGDGQLVNFAGMWAVTTKR from the coding sequence GTGACTTCTCCCGTCTGGCAGGGCAACAGCTATACCGTCACCACCCTCGATCCCAGCCGCGACACCCTGCGCCTTTACTGGAAAAATCCGCAGACAGGCCAGCCTTTTTTGCGCTTCCAGACGCTGCGGGCGTATCTGGCGGGGCGCGGCGAGACGGTTTTGTTTGCCACCAACAGCGGCATCTACACCCCCGCTTATGCCCCGCTGGGCCTGCATGTGGAGGGCAGCCAGACCCTGGTGCGCCTCAACAACGCCCGCAGCAGCGCCGGAACTGGGGGCGGCAACTTTTCGCTGCGCCCCAACGGCGTGTTCTGGGTCGGCGCGGGCACGGCAGGCATTCTGGAAACCGACGCCTACGCCCGCCGCGCCCCCGCTGCCGACTACGCCGCGCAGAGTGGGCCGCTGCTGGTCATCGGCGGCAAACTGCATCCCGAATTCAATACCCGCAGCACCAGTTTCAAGCTCAGGAGCGGCGTGGGCGTCTGCCAGGATCAACAGACCGGCAAAACACTGGTCAAGTTCGCCATCAGCGCCGCGCCAGTCAACTTCTACACCTTCGCCACCTTCTTCCGCGACGCCCTGAACTGCCCCGACGCCCTTTACCTCGACGGCTCAATCAGCGCCCTCTACACACCGCAGCTCGGCGACGGACAACTCGTCAACTTTGCCGGAATGTGGGCCGTGACGACGAAGCGCTGA
- the tnpC gene encoding IS66 family transposase, with protein sequence MDSKVTQKDLFEIIRRQSEQIDQLIAQNKALQAENARLKKRIEELERRARKYTAPFSRETRTAQPKSPGRRSGEGPFAHKSPPTPQQVTETVQVATPNTCRRCGFTGPLIFTRHDKAWVTELAPQNAVQVTEYHVPVMDCPQCHAVVRGDHPALKADQVGATAHRLGPVLHATLQTLHHEVGLPVRRIGRVMELLTALPVTQSAITQAAQRLAADGHPLTAHVNALQADLQQAPFVHHDDTGWRVGTQNAWVGAFRSADTVLFRANLQHTNVELREGLGQNFAGVLICDRFSSYDSRFLVGVKQQKCLAHLIRNADEVAAGEQGRPGRGEVYGQRVAQVFRDGIRLHRDVTMGGCTREEYAQQGEGLTLRLDALLNRAPLKSKSNERLRLGILKQYVLDRLWRFLKDPDIPPTNNAAERSLRTVVMARKVSQCSKNAVGAQTYMRIKSTVETARLRGQDPVAVLINLIR encoded by the coding sequence ATGGACTCCAAGGTGACTCAGAAGGATCTCTTCGAGATCATTCGTCGCCAGTCCGAGCAGATCGACCAGTTGATCGCGCAGAACAAAGCGCTCCAGGCTGAAAACGCCCGTCTCAAGAAGCGCATCGAAGAGTTGGAACGACGTGCTCGAAAGTACACCGCTCCCTTCAGCCGGGAGACGCGCACCGCCCAGCCCAAATCACCAGGACGGCGTTCTGGTGAAGGCCCATTCGCGCACAAGTCCCCACCCACCCCACAACAGGTTACCGAGACCGTGCAGGTCGCGACGCCGAACACCTGTCGTCGCTGCGGGTTCACAGGACCGCTGATCTTCACCCGTCACGACAAGGCCTGGGTCACAGAACTCGCCCCTCAGAACGCCGTGCAGGTCACCGAGTACCACGTGCCCGTCATGGACTGCCCCCAGTGTCACGCCGTGGTGCGTGGTGACCATCCCGCTCTCAAAGCCGATCAAGTGGGCGCGACTGCCCATAGACTCGGACCTGTCCTGCACGCCACCCTCCAGACCCTGCATCACGAGGTGGGCTTGCCTGTCCGCCGGATCGGGCGGGTCATGGAACTGCTTACCGCGCTGCCCGTCACGCAGAGTGCGATCACGCAAGCCGCACAGCGGCTTGCCGCTGACGGCCATCCTCTCACTGCCCACGTGAACGCCCTACAGGCAGATCTTCAGCAAGCGCCGTTCGTGCATCACGACGACACCGGCTGGCGAGTCGGCACCCAGAACGCCTGGGTCGGCGCGTTCCGCAGTGCGGACACGGTGCTGTTCCGCGCAAACCTGCAGCACACGAACGTGGAACTCCGGGAAGGCCTGGGACAGAACTTCGCGGGTGTGCTGATCTGTGACCGCTTCTCCTCGTACGACAGTCGCTTCCTGGTAGGCGTCAAGCAGCAGAAGTGCCTGGCGCACCTGATCCGGAATGCGGATGAGGTGGCTGCTGGGGAGCAGGGTCGTCCAGGGCGCGGGGAGGTCTACGGACAGCGGGTGGCGCAGGTCTTCCGGGATGGCATCCGACTGCACCGGGACGTGACGATGGGTGGGTGTACGCGGGAGGAATATGCGCAGCAGGGTGAGGGACTCACCCTGCGCTTGGACGCCCTGCTGAACCGGGCACCGCTGAAGTCGAAGTCAAACGAGCGCCTCCGGCTGGGCATACTGAAGCAGTACGTGCTGGATCGGTTGTGGCGGTTCCTGAAGGACCCCGACATTCCCCCGACGAACAACGCGGCTGAACGGAGCCTACGGACCGTGGTGATGGCGAGGAAGGTCTCTCAGTGCAGTAAGAACGCGGTTGGGGCG